Proteins co-encoded in one Spirosoma endbachense genomic window:
- a CDS encoding VapE domain-containing protein produces the protein MKFINVTANLMITTDLPAKNGKVVPTKKKERVLAESAPASPAIQSKRKIIEEYLSFRFQFRYNVLNGRIEWGYKANAKFEALDDYDLNTIIRQIENEMGIATSPEKIKVILKSDFTPQYNPLHAYFHQLPALSSTGQPAIQALARTVQTENHELFCLSLTKWMVASIANAFNPEGCQNQMCLVLTGDQGAFKTTWLNLLCPPALIRYLFCGKISLDNKDTLILLGEKFIVNLDDQLRSLNKRDAETVKTLITQGNITIRRPYDALSSEMPRIASFVASVNGNDFLTDPTGSRRFLPFEAYTIDIQAALALDIDQAWAEAYQLFREGYIYWFTAEETATLFSNNEAFQIHTPEYELLLEYFEPVENREWASAFLTTSMIQTNLEGYTRQKMRPKQLGEALKKLKFLRFNKKVSGSSPVYVWAVRERSDLERKEKSNQA, from the coding sequence TTGAAATTTATTAATGTCACTGCAAATTTAATGATAACCACAGATTTACCAGCTAAAAATGGGAAAGTAGTGCCCACAAAGAAGAAAGAAAGAGTGCTTGCCGAATCGGCTCCAGCATCTCCTGCTATCCAGAGCAAACGGAAAATCATTGAGGAATATCTTTCTTTCCGCTTTCAATTCCGGTATAATGTCCTTAATGGTCGGATTGAATGGGGGTATAAAGCCAATGCCAAATTTGAAGCACTGGATGATTATGACCTCAATACCATTATCCGACAGATTGAGAATGAAATGGGCATAGCTACAAGCCCTGAAAAAATAAAAGTCATTCTCAAGTCGGACTTTACTCCCCAATACAACCCCTTACATGCGTATTTTCACCAGCTACCCGCCCTCAGTTCTACTGGCCAACCAGCTATTCAGGCATTGGCAAGAACTGTACAAACGGAGAACCATGAGTTATTCTGTTTGAGCTTAACGAAATGGATGGTAGCCAGCATCGCTAACGCGTTCAACCCCGAGGGATGTCAGAACCAAATGTGTTTAGTGCTAACCGGCGATCAAGGTGCATTCAAAACCACATGGCTTAACCTGCTATGTCCACCAGCTCTGATACGTTACCTGTTCTGTGGTAAGATCAGTCTAGATAACAAAGACACATTGATTTTACTAGGGGAAAAGTTTATCGTCAATCTTGACGACCAATTACGTAGCCTTAACAAACGTGATGCAGAAACCGTCAAGACCCTAATCACTCAGGGTAACATTACCATCCGCCGACCTTACGACGCACTTTCCTCTGAAATGCCTCGTATCGCTTCGTTTGTGGCAAGTGTCAACGGCAATGACTTCTTAACCGATCCAACTGGCAGTCGTCGGTTCTTGCCATTTGAAGCATATACTATTGATATTCAAGCCGCTCTAGCGCTTGATATTGATCAAGCATGGGCTGAAGCTTACCAGCTCTTTAGAGAAGGCTATATCTACTGGTTTACAGCAGAAGAAACAGCTACCCTATTTTCGAATAATGAGGCTTTCCAAATTCATACGCCCGAATACGAATTGCTACTAGAATACTTCGAACCAGTCGAGAACCGTGAATGGGCTTCAGCCTTTCTTACTACATCGATGATTCAAACGAATCTAGAGGGGTATACACGGCAGAAAATGCGGCCCAAACAATTAGGGGAGGCGCTGAAAAAGCTTAAGTTCCTTCGCTTCAACAAAAAAGTTAGTGGCTCTAGTCCAGTTTATGTCTGGGCAGTGCGGGAACGCTCTGATCTAGAACGAAAAGAGAAAAGTAACCAAGCATAA
- a CDS encoding ATP-grasp domain-containing protein: MKLLILSTGTPSKHLIKAITDAGHTYEVHDPRNLYLFISEQVNGYDRIFNGSPDLESPTRLFAASFDAIISRIGADLPLCVSILRHLNENLKVYSLQTAIGLLVAHDKLWTSQVLSASNIRTPLTVFAVRSNHVAFAIDKAGGLPVVAKQLTGSQGAGVSILETPLAANTTMESFYKANIPVKLQRFVNAHNSSSGNPTDIRAIVVGNEVVSAMERTASQGDFRANLSKGSNGRTISLSSEETAMCIKAAKAVGLEFAGVDLIREKLSQTYVTEVNGNPGTGIIDITGYNHFIDLVKYIESKSKKNETVPAPVPLPEATKDDLEQDNEEEASLKNYQAL, from the coding sequence ATGAAACTATTAATCTTGAGTACAGGCACACCCTCTAAGCATTTAATCAAAGCCATTACGGATGCTGGTCACACCTACGAGGTACATGACCCACGTAACCTATATTTGTTCATTTCAGAACAAGTCAATGGCTATGATCGCATCTTTAATGGTTCACCGGACTTGGAAAGTCCAACCCGACTGTTTGCCGCTTCGTTCGATGCAATCATTAGCCGAATTGGTGCAGACTTACCACTTTGCGTTTCCATCCTACGCCACTTGAATGAGAATCTGAAGGTCTATAGTCTCCAAACGGCAATTGGTCTCTTGGTAGCTCATGACAAGCTTTGGACCAGTCAGGTGCTTAGTGCCAGTAATATACGTACCCCATTAACGGTGTTTGCCGTTCGGTCGAACCATGTTGCTTTTGCCATTGATAAAGCAGGAGGTTTGCCCGTAGTTGCTAAGCAGCTCACCGGTTCTCAAGGAGCCGGGGTATCTATTTTGGAAACACCCTTAGCGGCTAACACGACAATGGAAAGTTTCTATAAGGCAAATATTCCCGTCAAGCTACAACGCTTTGTTAACGCGCATAATAGTAGTAGCGGCAATCCGACCGACATACGCGCTATCGTAGTCGGCAATGAAGTAGTATCAGCCATGGAACGAACGGCCAGCCAGGGAGATTTTAGGGCCAATCTCTCCAAAGGTAGTAACGGTCGAACTATCAGCTTAAGCAGTGAAGAAACGGCTATGTGCATCAAGGCAGCTAAAGCGGTGGGTTTAGAGTTTGCGGGCGTAGATCTGATTCGAGAGAAGCTGAGCCAAACCTACGTCACAGAGGTAAACGGCAATCCAGGTACAGGCATTATCGACATCACAGGCTATAATCACTTTATTGATTTAGTGAAGTACATTGAAAGCAAGTCGAAGAAGAACGAAACAGTCCCGGCTCCCGTACCTTTACCCGAAGCGACCAAAGACGATCTAGAGCAGGACAACGAAGAAGAGGCTTCGTTAAAGAATTACCAAGCGCTTTGA
- a CDS encoding toprim domain-containing protein produces MIAPHTVQVAKNVAITDYLAFKGIRPVSQHGQRLVYYSPFRPESTPSFWVNTVINRYKDFGASETGDDVIQLVQQLNSCSFAQAVQELNQLAGLESKSDFSFSGPIRTPITQTVIRSVKLLSNTQLVRYVESRKISFPTARRYCKEIYYQQGEKNLFALGFANDKGGYVLRNGVGAKRNIGPASYTLIAAQQASNLNLFEGVFDFLSALEYYRLQSPTFPTVVLNSTTNLESAFPLLKKYERVNAYLDNDTAGRTTLERLSSTGICVVDHSTLYAGHKDFNEFWLESPLSHSTR; encoded by the coding sequence ATGATTGCCCCTCACACTGTTCAAGTTGCCAAGAATGTAGCGATTACTGACTACTTAGCTTTTAAAGGTATCCGACCAGTCAGTCAGCACGGACAACGGCTCGTATATTACTCACCGTTTAGACCAGAAAGTACCCCCTCGTTTTGGGTGAATACAGTTATTAACCGATACAAAGACTTTGGCGCGAGCGAGACCGGAGATGATGTAATCCAGTTAGTGCAGCAACTCAATAGCTGTAGCTTCGCTCAGGCTGTTCAAGAGTTAAACCAACTTGCCGGATTAGAAAGTAAGTCTGACTTTTCATTTAGTGGGCCTATTCGTACTCCTATTACTCAAACTGTTATTCGCTCGGTCAAATTACTTTCCAATACGCAGCTAGTTCGTTACGTGGAAAGTCGTAAAATCAGCTTTCCAACCGCTCGGCGGTATTGTAAGGAAATCTATTATCAACAGGGAGAAAAAAATCTGTTTGCGCTAGGTTTTGCCAACGATAAGGGTGGGTATGTACTCCGTAATGGAGTTGGGGCTAAACGGAATATAGGACCAGCAAGCTATACGCTTATAGCAGCTCAACAGGCTAGTAACCTTAACCTCTTTGAAGGCGTGTTCGATTTCCTATCCGCTTTAGAATACTACCGTCTGCAATCACCGACTTTCCCCACGGTAGTACTCAACTCAACCACAAATTTGGAAAGTGCTTTCCCATTGCTCAAAAAATACGAGCGGGTAAACGCCTATTTGGATAACGACACGGCTGGCAGAACGACACTGGAACGACTTTCCAGCACAGGGATTTGTGTTGTAGACCACTCTACACTATACGCGGGACACAAAGACTTTAACGAGTTCTGGCTGGAAAGTCCCTTGAGCCATAGCACTCGCTAA
- a CDS encoding site-specific integrase, which yields MPFKQDYTKAERRAKRDESIKFAACTVTIFVRKESSMLGFRVRCCGKNSPFKSLGIKLKPSQFNSKTLHIAGDPYNTARVVDLKASILKVFKERELTGRSLDPTLIRDIALGLRGHDDYTPTIIEAITRWTEQKAKLLGNGLSLSSLKQYQRYGRIISEFVTINYGKDASLDTLKPAVQHDLLVYMKGDRKSGHNYAIKTIQFLKAILDYAVAYEWCDRNVLQSVRLNKQRKEVRTLTMVDLEKVKQTHFVETTLNEVRDIFLFCCYTGLAYTDVASLTKDYLITVDDIQCILKDRKKSGQQSFVPLFPEALAILDKYRYHPICRLKGVLLPVLSNQKMNKWLKVIGNVAGIKETLHTHLARKTFTMFADERGFKLDQTAIMMGHSHAYMTEQHYYKGRRETVIKEFKRIQNDQNQQAS from the coding sequence ATGCCTTTCAAACAAGACTACACTAAAGCCGAGCGAAGAGCCAAACGCGATGAATCAATCAAATTTGCCGCTTGCACTGTCACCATTTTTGTCCGAAAAGAAAGTAGCATGCTTGGTTTTCGGGTACGATGCTGCGGCAAAAACAGCCCATTTAAGTCATTAGGAATAAAGTTAAAGCCAAGTCAATTTAACTCAAAAACTCTTCATATTGCTGGTGATCCTTACAATACAGCTCGTGTGGTGGATCTGAAAGCGAGCATTTTAAAAGTCTTCAAAGAGCGGGAATTAACCGGACGAAGCTTAGATCCTACTTTAATCAGAGATATTGCTTTGGGCTTACGAGGGCATGATGATTATACCCCTACCATTATCGAAGCTATCACCCGTTGGACCGAACAGAAAGCTAAACTTTTGGGCAATGGGCTTTCCCTCAGTTCTCTCAAGCAATACCAACGGTATGGCCGAATAATTAGCGAGTTTGTAACGATCAATTACGGCAAAGATGCCAGCTTGGATACCTTAAAACCTGCCGTTCAGCATGATCTGTTAGTGTATATGAAAGGTGATCGGAAAAGTGGGCATAACTATGCCATTAAGACGATCCAGTTTCTAAAAGCCATCCTAGATTATGCCGTAGCCTATGAATGGTGTGACCGTAATGTACTGCAATCGGTTCGGCTAAATAAACAGCGAAAAGAAGTAAGGACGCTGACAATGGTCGATCTGGAGAAAGTTAAACAAACGCACTTTGTCGAAACGACACTCAATGAAGTACGGGACATATTTCTCTTCTGCTGTTATACGGGCCTAGCATATACAGATGTAGCCAGCTTGACAAAAGATTACCTGATTACGGTCGATGATATTCAATGCATTCTGAAAGATCGTAAAAAGTCGGGCCAACAATCATTCGTGCCTCTTTTTCCTGAAGCCCTAGCCATTCTGGATAAGTACAGATATCATCCTATATGCCGCTTAAAAGGGGTGCTACTACCTGTTTTAAGCAATCAGAAAATGAATAAGTGGTTAAAAGTGATTGGTAACGTGGCCGGGATTAAAGAAACATTGCATACTCATTTAGCCCGTAAAACCTTCACCATGTTTGCCGATGAACGAGGTTTTAAACTCGATCAAACAGCTATTATGATGGGCCATTCTCATGCATATATGACTGAGCAACATTATTATAAAGGTCGCAGAGAAACGGTTATTAAGGAGTTTAAACGGATTCAAAACGATCAAAACCAACAAGCCAGTTAA
- a CDS encoding helix-turn-helix domain-containing protein, producing the protein MSISDKIKAVRKAKGITPTVMARELGIEATNYPRLENRGNRLTYENLEAISKALGITVIELLTWGEEIKEPIVRPEETKKLEKDISRIEELLDYQRDKIKYFKTVIAKFVIESAWEEFIDSTPDPIIVVENEEQAEMGWDYDREAWDSYLNTYIFGTTAFWKLFESGLLDNKVLKEVEGQPDVLIPFDVRMLQARRKKQADKLFGKVDEK; encoded by the coding sequence ATGAGCATCTCAGATAAAATAAAGGCAGTACGAAAGGCGAAAGGAATTACGCCTACGGTAATGGCTAGAGAACTAGGTATTGAGGCAACCAACTACCCTCGATTAGAGAACAGAGGCAATCGACTCACTTACGAGAATCTTGAAGCTATATCAAAAGCTTTAGGTATAACTGTAATTGAACTGTTAACTTGGGGGGAAGAAATAAAGGAACCTATAGTTCGACCTGAGGAAACGAAGAAGTTAGAAAAGGATATTTCCAGAATCGAAGAACTACTTGACTATCAACGCGATAAAATCAAATACTTTAAAACTGTTATAGCAAAATTTGTTATTGAAAGTGCCTGGGAGGAATTTATAGACAGTACACCTGACCCCATAATAGTTGTAGAAAATGAAGAACAGGCGGAAATGGGATGGGATTATGATAGAGAAGCCTGGGACAGCTATCTGAATACTTATATATTTGGTACTACAGCTTTTTGGAAACTCTTTGAATCTGGCTTGCTTGATAATAAAGTTTTGAAGGAAGTGGAAGGACAACCAGATGTATTAATACCGTTTGATGTACGAATGCTGCAAGCAAGGAGAAAAAAGCAGGCTGATAAACTCTTTGGAAAAGTTGATGAAAAATAA
- a CDS encoding HD domain-containing protein, translating into MNKRITIPKKLEMILNQSPDIEAIVKKTATDFAPIFRDNKLYFFEDYTDHGIEHIENVLSAAENIIVDNTFNIITPNDVSALILSVLLHDIGMHTGFETFKSIIENHAYDDVMVNSIDSKTWSELWEEYLSEAKKFSTKQRLMIFGDESWEFKIPNLARKNSLDGDDRKLIGEFIRRHHARLSHEISLKGGIVGADNNFVPFAEGINPVIAKIIGIVARSHGMNLRDTFVYLREIGDISWKKPLDVNVIFLMVVLRIADYFQIDASRVNSNLLKLKTFSSPLSILEHDKHLSIESTSEWHDDPESLFVLAKPYTSLLFLKVNSLLKDIQHELDLSWAVLGEIYGKEPLDKQLKIKYRRIISNLNKESTFLKNVNYVPEKVNFEADSELIKLLIAPLYGENPSYGVRELTQNSVDACKEREYEEALNDSIYTQNIEINIYKKNEDYFFTILDNGKGMNLFEIKNYFLKAGSSFRKSLDWKQRFTDDSGKALIERTGRFGVGVLAAFLIGNEIEVTTRSMNEKTGYTFKTLIDTEQIEINRDVKAEIGTKISIKTTMEVALQLLRNNVTWDAWYRLKTPKIHFISNLIQHQKDYYSKYDNPSRDEQLSDNWHKLDIEKFGVVHWHYPVESVIGDNVSRIDNYKERSNYVLCNGILIPFANIFNLPKTRLKELIQISPRVSIFDRDNKLPITLSRNNFDGDLPFINELYLDIYKDLLAKLLCYKTKCDVKDGSIRIDHNRFTHPGVKSGFALYFSKDGFTINYPYIRKKIMGKYNFIKLNIETKDNKYHAQYSIPELENVMYFYQINAFSSISSFKEVIDPYYYYGTVGGRIFLKKELFSSIFLPQKNILRYKLHSAHKEAWEKGKWVAIDYDYNQNLVIDMNEVTNNDRIHSIIVFEGKSMPWYRVDDIGSKNALLFDILLKKYLRDDVVIPYEMSDRQALFPDAFLELEPYMRKYIQ; encoded by the coding sequence ATGAATAAACGCATTACGATTCCTAAAAAGTTAGAAATGATTTTAAATCAAAGTCCTGACATTGAAGCGATTGTTAAAAAAACCGCCACAGATTTTGCGCCTATATTTAGAGATAATAAGCTGTATTTTTTTGAAGATTATACTGATCATGGTATAGAGCATATAGAAAATGTTTTATCTGCCGCTGAAAATATAATTGTAGATAACACTTTTAATATTATTACTCCCAATGATGTATCAGCTCTAATTTTATCTGTACTTCTACATGATATTGGGATGCATACGGGGTTTGAGACTTTTAAGTCTATAATTGAAAATCATGCATATGATGATGTTATGGTAAATAGTATTGATTCTAAAACATGGAGTGAATTATGGGAGGAATATTTATCCGAGGCAAAAAAATTTAGTACAAAACAAAGGTTAATGATATTTGGGGATGAATCATGGGAGTTTAAGATTCCAAACCTAGCCAGAAAGAACTCTTTAGACGGAGATGATAGAAAGCTTATTGGGGAATTTATTAGGAGGCATCATGCAAGACTATCTCATGAGATCTCTCTAAAAGGAGGTATCGTAGGTGCTGATAATAATTTTGTCCCATTCGCAGAAGGTATTAATCCAGTAATAGCAAAAATTATAGGGATTGTTGCCCGTAGTCATGGAATGAATTTACGAGATACATTCGTGTATCTGAGAGAAATAGGAGACATTTCATGGAAAAAACCATTAGACGTAAACGTAATATTTTTGATGGTCGTTTTGAGGATTGCTGATTACTTTCAGATAGATGCAAGTAGGGTAAATTCTAATTTATTAAAATTAAAAACTTTTTCAAGCCCATTGTCTATACTTGAACATGATAAACACCTTTCAATTGAATCAACTTCGGAATGGCATGATGACCCTGAAAGCCTTTTTGTACTTGCAAAGCCATATACGAGTTTACTTTTTTTAAAAGTAAACTCTTTACTTAAAGACATACAGCATGAATTAGACCTTTCATGGGCTGTCTTGGGAGAAATTTACGGTAAAGAACCTTTAGATAAACAGCTTAAAATTAAATATAGGAGAATAATATCAAATCTTAATAAAGAAAGCACTTTTCTGAAAAACGTTAATTACGTTCCTGAAAAAGTAAATTTCGAAGCTGATTCAGAGCTGATCAAACTTCTAATAGCTCCATTGTATGGTGAAAATCCATCGTATGGCGTTAGAGAATTAACACAAAACTCTGTTGATGCTTGTAAAGAAAGAGAGTATGAAGAAGCTTTAAATGATAGTATATATACCCAAAATATTGAAATAAATATATATAAAAAGAATGAAGATTATTTTTTTACTATTTTAGATAATGGTAAAGGAATGAATCTATTCGAAATAAAAAATTATTTTCTAAAAGCCGGGTCTTCTTTTAGGAAAAGTTTAGATTGGAAACAACGTTTTACGGATGATTCTGGAAAAGCTCTCATCGAAAGGACAGGTAGATTCGGAGTAGGAGTACTTGCAGCATTTCTTATTGGGAACGAAATAGAAGTAACAACCAGAAGTATGAATGAAAAAACTGGTTATACATTCAAAACGTTGATAGATACAGAGCAAATAGAAATTAATCGAGACGTAAAAGCTGAAATTGGAACAAAAATTTCTATCAAAACTACAATGGAGGTTGCATTGCAATTGCTTAGAAATAACGTTACTTGGGATGCATGGTATCGTCTAAAGACCCCTAAAATTCATTTCATTTCTAATTTAATTCAACATCAAAAAGACTACTATTCTAAATACGATAATCCTAGCAGAGATGAACAGTTGTCAGATAATTGGCATAAATTGGATATAGAAAAGTTTGGAGTTGTTCATTGGCATTATCCAGTTGAATCTGTAATAGGTGACAATGTATCACGAATTGATAATTATAAAGAAAGATCCAATTATGTACTTTGTAACGGTATATTGATACCCTTTGCAAATATTTTTAATTTGCCGAAAACACGCCTTAAGGAATTAATTCAAATTTCTCCGCGTGTAAGTATATTTGACCGTGATAATAAGTTGCCAATAACTTTAAGTAGAAATAATTTTGATGGAGATTTGCCTTTTATTAATGAACTATATCTTGATATATATAAAGATTTATTGGCTAAATTATTATGTTACAAAACAAAGTGTGATGTTAAAGACGGATCTATTAGGATAGACCATAATCGATTTACACATCCAGGTGTGAAATCTGGATTTGCTTTATATTTTTCTAAGGATGGGTTTACTATAAACTATCCGTATATAAGAAAGAAAATTATGGGGAAGTATAATTTTATTAAGCTTAATATAGAAACAAAAGATAATAAGTATCATGCACAATATTCGATTCCTGAATTAGAAAATGTAATGTATTTTTATCAAATAAATGCTTTTTCTTCAATAAGTTCTTTTAAAGAAGTGATTGATCCTTATTATTATTATGGAACAGTAGGAGGTAGGATTTTTCTTAAAAAAGAATTGTTCAGCTCTATTTTCCTGCCACAGAAAAATATATTGAGATATAAACTTCACTCAGCTCATAAAGAAGCGTGGGAAAAGGGTAAGTGGGTAGCGATTGATTATGATTATAATCAAAACTTAGTCATTGATATGAATGAAGTGACTAATAATGATAGAATACATTCTATAATAGTGTTCGAAGGAAAGTCAATGCCATGGTACAGAGTTGATGATATAGGCAGTAAAAACGCATTATTATTTGATATACTTCTAAAAAAATATTTGAGAGACGATGTTGTTATACCTTATGAGATGTCTGATAGACAGGCCTTGTTTCCAGATGCGTTTCTTGAACTTGAACCCTATATGAGAAAGTATATTCAGTAG